A region from the Rhodamnia argentea isolate NSW1041297 chromosome 7, ASM2092103v1, whole genome shotgun sequence genome encodes:
- the LOC115726763 gene encoding exopolygalacturonase-like — MAIRSYVGALLLLLSFSSTINAEVFHIGNYGAKGDGTSDISRALLSAWKDACASNTSAKVLIPGGTFALSEVVLEGPCKAPMEFQLQGTLRAPADPSRFKTDGWVVFQHIDGLIVSGGGTFDGQGKIAWEQNNCNGDTNCRTLPFNLRLNFVDNALIHDVTTLDSKQFHVNVLGCKNVTFRHFTVTAPGDSLNTDGIHIGRSAGISIIDSNIKTGDDCVSVGDGSQQIFVTGVNCGPGHGISVGSLGKWKNEEPVVGVFVKNCTITGATNGVRIKTWPASPAGVASDMHFEDIQMNDVANPVLIDQGYCPWNQCQAQVPSLVKISKVSFKRIKGTSASQVAVKIACSKLVPCDNVEITDIDLAYHGPEGPAVSECLNVRPLISGRQYPPACAKVVS, encoded by the exons ATGGCAATCCGGTCGTACGTTGGTGCACTTCTGCTGTTGTTGTCCTTTTCTTCTACTATCAACGCCGAGGTCTTTCACATCGGGAATTATGGCGCAAAGGGTGATGGCACATCAGACATAAGCCGG GCCTTGCTGAGTGCATGGAAGGACGCATGCGCATCGAATACTTCTGCTAAAGTGTTGATCCCGGGAGGAACGTTTGCACTGTCGGAGGTGGTCCTAGAAGGCCCCTGCAAGGCCCCCATGGAATTCCAGCTCCAAGGCACGTTGCGGGCCCCAGCAGACCCGTCCCGCTTCAAGACCGACGGCTGGGTCGTGTTCCAGCACATCGACGGCCTCATCGTGTCGGGCGGTGGGACCTTTGACGGCCAGGGCAAGATCGCCTGGGAGCAGAACAACTGCAACGGGGACACAAATTGCCGAACTCTCCCCTTC AATTTGAGGCTCAACTTCGTCGACAATGCTCTAATCCATGACGTAACGACGCTCGACAGCAAGCAGTTCCACGTAAACGTCTTGGGCTGCAAGAACGTGACGTTCCGACATTTCACCGTGACAGCGCCAGGCGACAGCCTCAACACGGACGGGATCCACATTGGACGGTCGGCTGGGATCAGCATTATTGACAGCAACATCAAGACCGGGGATGACTGCGTCTCCGTCGGCGATGGGAGCCAGCAGATCTTTGTCACGGGGGTGAACTGTGGTCCAGGCCACGGCATCAGCGTCGGCAGCCTCGGGAAGTGGAAGAACGAAGAGCCTGTGGTGGGTGTCTTTGTCAAGAATTGCACCATCACCGGCGCGACCAATGGCGTGAGGATCAAGACATGGCCCGCATCGCCGGCTGGCGTGGCCTCGGACATGCACTTTGAGGACATCCAGATGAACGATGTCGCCAACCCCGTGCTCATAGACCAGGGATACTGCCCATGGAACCAATGCCAAGCACAG GTTCCTTCCCTTGTTAAGATCAGCAAAGTCAGCTTCAAGAGAATCAAGGGAACCTCGGCGTCCCAGGTCGCGGTGAAGATTGCCTGCAGCAAACTCGTGCCGTGCGATAACGTCGAGATCACAGACATTGACCTCGCGTACCATGGCCCCGAGGGCCCCGCTGTGTCGGAGTGCTTGAACGTCCGGCCTTTGATCTCCGGCAGGCAATACCCTCCGGCTTGTGCCAAGGTTGTAAGCTAA